A part of Halobaculum sp. MBLA0143 genomic DNA contains:
- a CDS encoding FxLYD domain-containing protein, with the protein MKRRTLLGSVVTAGVASAGCGRRPSRTGRGGRQGGESAPASATPTETATGTPTDRPNPYPDAWAYDPRTEMVILTAEGTVEQFGVTIAGEALNASDTAYDYVSLQFGLFDETDAKLGSALDNVSNLDAGQRWRFEAFGTADDAETFSIEEITVY; encoded by the coding sequence GTGAAGCGGAGAACACTCCTCGGGTCGGTCGTCACCGCCGGGGTCGCGAGCGCGGGGTGTGGGCGCCGACCCAGTCGCACGGGACGCGGTGGACGCCAGGGCGGCGAGAGTGCGCCCGCGTCGGCGACGCCGACCGAGACGGCGACCGGGACGCCGACCGACCGACCGAACCCGTACCCGGACGCTTGGGCGTACGACCCGCGCACCGAGATGGTGATCTTGACTGCAGAGGGCACTGTCGAGCAGTTCGGCGTCACGATCGCCGGCGAGGCGCTCAACGCGAGTGACACGGCGTACGACTACGTCTCGCTGCAGTTCGGACTGTTCGACGAGACGGACGCCAAGCTCGGGTCTGCGCTCGACAACGTGAGCAACCTCGACGCCGGCCAGCGGTGGCGTTTCGAAGCCTTCGGGACGGCGGACGACGCCGAGACGTTCAGCATCGAAGAGATAACCGTGTACTGA
- a CDS encoding RimK family alpha-L-glutamate ligase: MRLAVTTQKETFERLNDHLPAYGIEVVPVQPEERLLPVAESPFPAVDAGWVYPSRLMEGAVVDTHLGVPWVNGRDAILASRNKAGVLARLAAADVPVPDTRVVSNPASETAVTDAAAELGWPVVVKPNSTTRGVGVAKVSEPDSVAGVTDYLDLVHDYRATGDRSYLLQEFLPDATDYRVMVVGGEYVGAVRRRLPADRRADGAWKHNVHRGAVAEGVELDPELRRLAERAAAVLGIDLLGVDLLVTDDRAVVSETNARPTVDDPEKYVDDFYDRIADLVRATAEG, from the coding sequence GTGCGGCTGGCAGTCACGACCCAGAAGGAGACGTTCGAGCGGCTGAACGACCACCTCCCGGCGTACGGGATCGAGGTCGTTCCCGTCCAGCCCGAAGAGCGACTGCTGCCGGTCGCGGAGTCGCCGTTCCCGGCGGTCGACGCCGGCTGGGTGTACCCCTCGCGGCTGATGGAGGGGGCAGTCGTCGACACCCACCTGGGCGTCCCCTGGGTGAACGGTCGGGACGCGATCCTGGCGTCGCGCAACAAGGCCGGCGTGCTCGCGCGGCTCGCGGCCGCGGACGTGCCGGTGCCGGACACTCGCGTCGTGTCGAACCCCGCGAGCGAGACGGCCGTGACCGACGCGGCCGCCGAACTGGGGTGGCCGGTCGTCGTCAAGCCCAATTCCACGACCCGTGGGGTCGGCGTGGCGAAGGTGTCGGAGCCGGACTCCGTCGCCGGCGTGACGGACTACCTGGATCTGGTCCACGACTACCGCGCGACCGGGGACCGATCGTACCTCCTCCAGGAGTTTCTCCCCGACGCGACGGACTACCGCGTGATGGTGGTCGGCGGCGAGTACGTCGGCGCGGTCCGGCGACGACTCCCGGCGGACCGCCGCGCCGACGGCGCTTGGAAACACAACGTCCACCGCGGTGCCGTCGCCGAGGGCGTCGAGTTGGACCCGGAGCTCCGGCGGCTCGCAGAGCGGGCGGCCGCCGTCCTGGGGATCGACCTCCTGGGGGTCGACCTCCTCGTCACCGACGACCGCGCGGTCGTCTCGGAGACGAACGCCCGCCCGACGGTCGACGACCCCGAGAAGTACGTCGACGACTTCTACGACCGGATCGCCGACTTGGTCCGGGCGACTGCCGAGGGATGA
- a CDS encoding Hsp20/alpha crystallin family protein, protein MRDDRDDPFGDIFDEIERMMNGMAGPDGAADAGFGSETHVSTYESDDEVRVVADLPGVDKESIDLKCDGETLTLAANGETRQYEERVRLPTRVDEHSADASYNNGVLQVTFDAVDDSASIDL, encoded by the coding sequence ATGCGGGATGATCGTGACGATCCGTTCGGGGATATCTTCGACGAGATTGAGCGGATGATGAACGGGATGGCCGGACCCGACGGCGCAGCCGACGCCGGCTTCGGCTCGGAGACGCACGTCTCCACCTACGAGAGTGACGACGAGGTCCGAGTCGTCGCGGACCTCCCGGGGGTGGACAAAGAGAGCATCGACCTCAAGTGCGACGGAGAGACGCTCACCCTGGCGGCCAACGGGGAGACGCGCCAGTACGAGGAACGGGTTCGGCTCCCGACTCGCGTCGACGAGCACTCCGCGGACGCCTCGTACAACAACGGCGTGCTGCAGGTGACGTTCGACGCGGTGGACGACTCCGCCAGCATCGACCTATAG
- a CDS encoding NCS2 family permease, whose translation MASGLAAFFGFDDHDTDFGTEVTAGVTTFLTMSYIVVVNPSVLVGTEGGKPGIILQGHSYAETVQMVAVVTLIAAAVATLVTALYANRPFGQAPGLGLNAFFAFTVVGALGVPWQTALAAVVVEGILFVFLTLVGAREYVVKLFPEPVKRAVGAGIGLFLAIIGLQAMHVTAGDPATFLTFNPVFATDPVAVVSVIGLLLTAGLYAAGVRGAIVIGIVATTLASYGLASLGLSVPGPSVAGGVTLYTPASLTGQTTITYSAAAYDITPLAGAFLEGLANVEPARFLFVMVTFFFVDFFDTAGTLVGVGQVAGFLDENGDLPGIERPLLADAIGTTVGGVLGTSTVTTYIESSTGVEAGGRTGLTALVVGLLFVASLALVPLAAAVPIHASHLALVVVAIIMLGNVTEIDWDDTTAAIPAGLTVIVMPFTFSIAYGIAAGIVSYPFVKLATGEGGDVRLGQWALAGAFVAYFFVRTTPGLV comes from the coding sequence ATGGCATCAGGACTCGCCGCGTTCTTCGGGTTCGACGACCACGACACGGACTTCGGCACGGAGGTGACAGCCGGGGTGACGACGTTCCTGACGATGAGCTACATCGTCGTCGTCAACCCCTCGGTCCTCGTCGGGACCGAGGGCGGGAAGCCGGGGATCATCCTCCAGGGGCACAGCTACGCGGAGACGGTCCAGATGGTGGCGGTGGTGACGCTGATCGCCGCCGCGGTGGCGACGCTCGTGACGGCGTTGTACGCGAATCGTCCGTTCGGGCAGGCACCGGGGCTGGGACTGAACGCCTTCTTCGCGTTCACGGTCGTCGGGGCACTCGGGGTGCCCTGGCAGACCGCGCTCGCCGCGGTCGTCGTCGAGGGGATTCTGTTCGTCTTCCTGACGCTCGTGGGCGCCCGCGAGTACGTCGTCAAGCTGTTTCCGGAGCCGGTCAAACGGGCCGTCGGCGCCGGGATCGGGTTGTTCCTCGCAATTATCGGGCTCCAGGCGATGCACGTCACCGCCGGCGACCCGGCGACGTTCCTCACGTTCAACCCCGTGTTCGCCACGGACCCCGTCGCGGTCGTCTCTGTGATCGGCCTCCTGCTGACTGCCGGCCTGTACGCCGCCGGCGTTCGAGGGGCCATCGTGATCGGGATCGTCGCCACGACGCTCGCGTCGTACGGCCTCGCGTCGCTCGGCTTGTCCGTCCCCGGCCCGTCAGTGGCCGGCGGGGTGACGCTGTACACCCCCGCGTCGCTGACCGGTCAGACGACGATCACCTACTCCGCGGCCGCCTACGACATCACGCCGCTGGCGGGGGCGTTCTTGGAGGGGCTGGCGAACGTCGAGCCCGCGAGGTTCCTGTTCGTGATGGTGACGTTCTTCTTCGTCGACTTCTTCGACACCGCGGGCACGCTCGTCGGCGTCGGACAGGTCGCCGGATTCCTGGACGAGAACGGTGACCTCCCGGGGATCGAGCGGCCGTTGCTGGCAGACGCGATCGGCACGACCGTCGGCGGGGTGCTCGGCACCTCAACGGTGACGACGTACATCGAGTCGTCCACCGGCGTGGAGGCCGGCGGCCGGACCGGGCTGACCGCGCTCGTCGTCGGGCTCCTGTTCGTCGCCTCGCTCGCGCTCGTCCCGTTGGCCGCCGCGGTACCGATCCACGCCTCCCACCTCGCGCTCGTCGTCGTGGCGATCATCATGCTCGGCAACGTGACGGAGATCGACTGGGACGACACCACCGCCGCCATTCCGGCGGGACTGACGGTGATCGTCATGCCGTTCACCTTCTCCATCGCCTACGGGATCGCCGCCGGCATCGTCTCGTACCCGTTCGTCAAGCTCGCAACCGGTGAGGGCGGCGACGTCCGGCTCGGACAGTGGGCGCTGGCGGGCGCGTTCGTCGCCTACTTCTTCGTCCGGACGACCCCGGGGCTGGTCTGA
- a CDS encoding flagella cluster protein, producing the protein MSRLDLSDGFDVHDHRSKLKLLKQDENSMQLQNRDDVGCAACGRVFQRLFVTSDETVTFDSAPSGPVCVARTDEQILVFAH; encoded by the coding sequence ATGTCCCGGCTGGATCTCTCCGACGGCTTCGATGTCCACGACCACCGTTCGAAGCTGAAGCTGCTGAAACAGGACGAGAACTCGATGCAGCTCCAGAACCGCGACGACGTGGGGTGTGCCGCCTGCGGGCGCGTCTTCCAGCGGCTGTTCGTCACGAGCGACGAGACGGTGACGTTCGACAGCGCGCCCAGCGGGCCGGTGTGTGTGGCGCGGACGGACGAGCAGATTCTCGTGTTCGCGCACTGA
- the msrB gene encoding peptide-methionine (R)-S-oxide reductase MsrB, with product MAGSETQRDDRTVPDSDEEWREELDDDEYEILRERGTEARFSGEFVDHYGDGEYVCAGCGEVLFDGETKYDSGCGWPAFYAAEDGNVVRKEDDRHGMRRVEVLCANCDGHLGHVFQDGPDDKGGERFCINSVALEYEDAE from the coding sequence ATGGCTGGAAGCGAGACCCAGCGGGACGACCGAACGGTGCCGGACAGTGACGAGGAGTGGCGCGAGGAGCTGGACGACGACGAGTACGAGATTCTCCGGGAGCGCGGGACGGAGGCGCGCTTCTCCGGGGAGTTCGTCGACCACTACGGCGACGGAGAGTACGTCTGTGCCGGCTGTGGCGAGGTGTTGTTCGACGGCGAGACGAAGTACGACTCCGGCTGTGGCTGGCCGGCGTTCTACGCCGCCGAGGACGGGAACGTCGTCCGGAAGGAGGACGACCGCCACGGTATGCGCCGCGTCGAGGTGTTGTGTGCCAACTGCGACGGTCACCTCGGCCACGTGTTCCAAGACGGCCCCGACGACAAGGGCGGCGAACGGTTCTGTATCAACTCCGTCGCGTTAGAGTACGAAGACGCGGAGTAG
- a CDS encoding CopG family ribbon-helix-helix protein, which produces MRTSLRVPDDLLAEFDAVWEREGIDSRSRAVREAMAEYVERHSRLGDADGAVTAVLAFDYEHHEVIGPLHETQHHYQDVITATSHAHQGEWCLETVFCRGEAARVRELLYRLRNFDGVRRVEVLSLVAAEA; this is translated from the coding sequence GTGCGAACGAGTCTGCGCGTCCCCGACGACCTGCTCGCCGAGTTCGACGCCGTCTGGGAGCGCGAGGGGATCGACTCCCGGTCGCGGGCCGTCCGCGAGGCGATGGCCGAGTACGTCGAACGCCACAGCCGGCTGGGCGACGCCGACGGCGCGGTGACCGCCGTCCTCGCGTTCGACTACGAACACCACGAGGTGATCGGCCCGCTCCACGAGACCCAACACCACTACCAGGACGTGATCACCGCGACGAGCCACGCTCACCAGGGGGAGTGGTGTCTGGAGACGGTGTTCTGTCGCGGCGAGGCCGCTCGCGTCCGGGAACTGCTGTACCGGCTCCGGAACTTCGACGGCGTTCGACGCGTGGAGGTGTTGTCGCTCGTGGCGGCCGAGGCGTGA
- a CDS encoding metallophosphoesterase — MKLGIVSDTHDDADAVTTAVEQFRSQNVDTVIHCGDFVAPFSATPFDAQFAFHAVRGNNDGEWALADTVESFGTYHGEAATLTVDGVAVAAYHGTSEPLVDGLVGCGDYDIVVRGHTHERTREHHAPDGEVTTFDTDGTTEHDLDAAGTLHLNPGGVVIPGQEESPAVIVIDTEAGTVRFESLTDA; from the coding sequence GTGAAACTCGGCATCGTCTCCGACACCCACGACGACGCGGACGCGGTCACGACGGCAGTCGAACAGTTCCGATCACAGAACGTCGACACGGTGATCCACTGTGGCGACTTCGTCGCGCCGTTCTCGGCGACGCCGTTCGACGCCCAGTTCGCGTTCCACGCCGTCCGCGGCAACAACGACGGTGAGTGGGCGCTGGCGGACACGGTGGAGTCGTTCGGCACGTACCACGGCGAGGCGGCGACGCTGACGGTCGACGGCGTCGCGGTCGCGGCGTACCACGGGACGAGTGAACCGCTCGTCGACGGACTCGTCGGCTGCGGTGACTACGACATCGTCGTCCGCGGACACACCCACGAACGGACCCGCGAACACCACGCGCCCGACGGCGAGGTGACGACCTTCGACACCGACGGGACGACAGAACACGATCTCGACGCGGCGGGGACGCTCCACCTCAACCCCGGCGGCGTTGTGATTCCAGGCCAAGAAGAGTCGCCGGCGGTGATCGTGATCGACACCGAGGCGGGGACGGTGCGGTTCGAGTCGCTCACAGACGCCTGA
- a CDS encoding aminopeptidase, with protein MSSETAVDPLTRAAETAVHQALELGADESLAVVTDDERLEIGEVLYDVGSEVTDDATLVCYPPGEQHGTEPPAPVAAAMAEADAFLAPTTRSLSHTRARSAATDAGARGATLPGITAEVFTTGLDADYDAIADHSREIYEQVADADEVRVTTAAGTDLTVEVADREWYEDTGDVGDSGSFSNLPAGEVFTSPATADGTYVVDGTMMPHGLLTEELRFEVEDGLVTEISDDDIREQVATAAEEVGDAAYNLAELGIGTNVGVETLVGHVLLDEKAAGTVHVAIGDNASIGGETEAPIHLDGIVREPTVYADGEPVTLPEP; from the coding sequence ATGAGCAGCGAGACGGCAGTCGATCCGCTGACACGCGCGGCAGAGACCGCGGTACACCAGGCGTTAGAGTTAGGCGCCGACGAGTCGCTGGCGGTCGTTACGGACGACGAGCGGCTGGAGATCGGCGAGGTGCTGTACGACGTGGGCAGCGAGGTGACCGACGACGCGACACTCGTGTGCTACCCTCCCGGGGAGCAACACGGGACGGAGCCGCCGGCGCCGGTCGCGGCCGCGATGGCCGAGGCAGACGCCTTCCTCGCGCCGACGACACGGAGTCTGAGCCACACCCGAGCGCGGTCGGCGGCGACGGACGCCGGCGCGCGCGGAGCGACGCTCCCGGGGATCACCGCCGAGGTGTTCACGACCGGGTTGGACGCCGACTACGACGCCATCGCGGATCACTCCCGCGAGATCTACGAGCAGGTGGCCGACGCCGACGAGGTGCGTGTGACGACGGCGGCCGGGACGGACCTCACGGTCGAGGTCGCCGACCGAGAGTGGTACGAGGACACCGGCGACGTGGGAGACTCCGGCAGCTTCTCGAACCTCCCGGCCGGCGAGGTGTTCACGAGCCCGGCGACGGCCGACGGGACGTACGTCGTCGACGGGACGATGATGCCCCACGGACTGCTGACGGAAGAGCTCCGCTTCGAGGTGGAAGACGGACTCGTCACGGAGATCTCCGACGACGACATCCGCGAGCAGGTGGCGACCGCGGCAGAGGAGGTCGGCGACGCGGCGTACAACCTCGCCGAGCTGGGGATCGGGACGAACGTCGGCGTCGAGACACTCGTGGGGCACGTCCTGTTGGACGAGAAGGCCGCCGGGACGGTCCACGTCGCCATCGGCGACAACGCCTCCATCGGCGGGGAGACGGAGGCACCGATCCACTTAGACGGGATCGTCCGGGAACCGACGGTGTACGCCGACGGCGAACCGGTCACCCTGCCGGAGCCGTAG
- a CDS encoding PLP-dependent cysteine synthase family protein, with the protein MDGYVTPNGRTVEAAADATELVGDTPLLALEEAAPNLFAKVESFNPYSVKDRIAREMVDRAEAEGVVDDDSTLVEPTSGNTGIGLAFVAAVRGYDCVLVVPESASVERRQLARGLGATVEVVPAEAGVEGARERVEEIVADRADAVRLGQFENEANPAAHRRTTGPEIWRATTGGVDALVAGVGTGGTITGTARHLKQDRDRDVRTVAVEPAASPLLSAGETDDHGIQGIGPSSVPETLDTSVIDEARTVTRERAVERARWLGRETGVLTGLSGGAATAAAVEVAREQPDELTVVVLPDTGERYLSTDLFEFETDDERTEPTGEAGRPS; encoded by the coding sequence ATGGACGGCTACGTCACGCCGAACGGGCGGACAGTCGAGGCTGCCGCGGACGCGACGGAGCTGGTGGGTGACACGCCGTTGCTCGCGCTGGAGGAAGCGGCGCCGAACCTCTTCGCCAAGGTGGAGTCGTTCAACCCCTACTCCGTCAAGGATCGAATCGCCCGAGAGATGGTTGACCGCGCCGAGGCTGAGGGAGTCGTCGACGACGACAGCACGCTCGTCGAGCCCACCTCCGGCAACACCGGAATCGGACTCGCGTTCGTCGCGGCCGTGCGGGGCTACGACTGCGTGTTGGTCGTGCCCGAGTCGGCGAGCGTCGAGCGGCGGCAGCTGGCCCGCGGGCTCGGCGCGACCGTCGAGGTGGTGCCGGCCGAGGCGGGCGTGGAGGGTGCCCGCGAGCGGGTCGAAGAGATTGTCGCCGACAGAGCGGACGCCGTCCGGCTCGGCCAGTTCGAGAACGAGGCCAACCCCGCGGCCCACCGCCGGACGACCGGCCCGGAGATCTGGCGGGCGACCACCGGCGGGGTAGACGCCCTCGTCGCCGGCGTCGGCACGGGCGGGACGATCACGGGCACCGCGCGCCACCTGAAGCAGGACCGCGACCGCGACGTGCGGACGGTCGCGGTGGAGCCGGCGGCGTCACCGTTGCTGTCGGCCGGCGAGACCGACGATCACGGAATTCAGGGGATCGGCCCGTCGTCCGTGCCGGAGACGCTCGACACCTCCGTGATCGACGAGGCTCGGACGGTGACACGCGAGCGGGCGGTCGAGCGGGCGCGGTGGCTCGGCCGCGAGACGGGCGTGCTCACGGGGCTCTCGGGCGGCGCGGCGACGGCGGCGGCCGTCGAGGTCGCCCGCGAACAGCCGGACGAACTGACGGTCGTTGTTCTCCCGGACACCGGCGAGCGGTACCTCTCGACGGATCTGTTCGAGTTCGAGACCGACGACGAACGGACGGAGCCGACAGGAGAGGCGGGTCGACCGTCGTGA
- the pgk gene encoding phosphoglycerate kinase produces MTFQTLDDLPAAQRVLCRVDLNSPVEDGTVVDNRRFDRHAETVRELSEAGHRVALLAHQGRPGRDTFVGLEQHADLLADHAGVDVSYVPDTYGEEALAAIRALESGDVLLLENSRMVDAELPEESPETKAETAFVQTLAAEFDAYVNDAYSAAHRSHASLVGFPRALPAYAGRVMETEYEANTAIASREFDGPVTMVVGGTKATDVIQVMEALGDRVDQFLLGGVAGELFLRAAGHPVGRDVDAELFDEQWEANGDTVERVLDEYGDQIRLASDLAYETDDGDRAEVAVADIDEKTTDYLDVGAETVADYEPVIRDSDAVFVKGALGVFEDERFADGTVGVLEAVAETDCFSVVGGGDTSRAIELYGMDEADFSHVSIAGGAYIRALTGQELVGVAELERATETGPA; encoded by the coding sequence ATGACGTTCCAGACGCTGGACGACCTGCCGGCCGCACAGCGCGTCCTCTGTCGTGTCGACCTCAACTCCCCCGTCGAGGACGGGACGGTCGTGGACAACCGGCGGTTCGACCGCCACGCCGAGACGGTCCGCGAGCTGAGTGAGGCGGGCCACCGGGTCGCGCTGTTGGCCCACCAGGGCCGCCCCGGTCGGGACACGTTCGTCGGCCTGGAGCAGCACGCCGACCTGCTCGCGGACCACGCCGGCGTCGACGTGTCGTACGTCCCGGACACGTACGGCGAGGAGGCGCTGGCGGCGATCCGGGCGCTGGAGTCGGGTGACGTGCTCCTCCTGGAGAACAGCCGGATGGTCGACGCCGAACTGCCGGAGGAGTCGCCCGAGACGAAAGCCGAGACGGCGTTCGTCCAGACGCTGGCGGCCGAGTTCGACGCCTACGTGAACGACGCCTACTCGGCGGCCCACCGGAGTCACGCCTCGCTGGTCGGCTTCCCGCGGGCCCTCCCGGCGTACGCCGGGCGCGTGATGGAGACGGAGTACGAGGCCAACACCGCCATCGCGTCCCGAGAGTTCGACGGCCCGGTGACGATGGTCGTCGGCGGGACGAAGGCGACGGACGTGATCCAGGTGATGGAGGCGCTGGGCGACCGCGTCGATCAGTTCCTCCTCGGCGGCGTCGCGGGCGAACTGTTCCTCCGTGCCGCAGGCCACCCCGTCGGCCGGGATGTCGACGCCGAACTGTTCGACGAGCAGTGGGAGGCGAACGGCGACACTGTCGAGCGCGTGCTCGACGAGTACGGCGACCAGATCCGGCTCGCCTCGGACCTCGCGTACGAGACCGACGACGGCGACCGCGCGGAGGTGGCCGTCGCCGACATCGACGAGAAGACGACGGACTACCTCGACGTGGGCGCGGAGACCGTCGCCGACTACGAGCCGGTGATCCGCGACAGCGACGCCGTGTTCGTCAAGGGCGCGCTGGGCGTGTTCGAGGACGAGCGGTTCGCGGACGGCACCGTCGGCGTGTTGGAGGCCGTCGCCGAAACTGACTGTTTCTCGGTGGTGGGGGGTGGTGACACCTCGCGTGCGATCGAACTGTACGGCATGGACGAAGCAGACTTCTCGCACGTCTCGATCGCCGGCGGGGCGTACATCCGGGCGCTGACGGGCCAGGAGTTGGTGGGGGTGGCGGAGTTGGAGCGGGCGACAGAGACGGGACCCGCGTAA
- a CDS encoding type II glyceraldehyde-3-phosphate dehydrogenase — protein MIQVGVNGYGTIGKRVADAVAAQPDMELTGVAKTRPNFEAEAAVRKGYPLYAAIPERSDQFHEAGVDLAGEVDDLVVRSDVIVDTTPSGIGAENRELYERYDTPAIFQGGEDADVADASFVSRANYDAVREDDVEYARVVSCNTTGLSRLLAPLRETYGVEKARVTLVRRGGDPGQTSRGPINDILPDPVEIPSHHGPDVNEIFPDLEIDTLGVKVPATLMHLHSVNVTLEAEPTADDVRETLSDESRLFLVPEEAGIDGTGKLKEFAQDTGRPRGDLWENCIWESSVSMEGSDLYLFQSIHQESDVIPENVDAVRALLDRAPKADSVATTDETLGVGLESLFQGRRQRVVPREADD, from the coding sequence ATGATACAGGTCGGCGTCAACGGCTACGGCACCATCGGCAAACGAGTCGCCGACGCGGTGGCGGCCCAGCCGGACATGGAACTGACCGGGGTTGCGAAGACGCGACCGAACTTCGAGGCGGAGGCGGCCGTCCGGAAGGGGTACCCGTTGTACGCGGCGATTCCGGAGCGGTCCGACCAGTTCCACGAGGCGGGCGTGGATCTCGCGGGGGAGGTGGACGACTTGGTCGTCCGTTCGGACGTGATCGTCGACACGACGCCGTCGGGAATCGGTGCCGAGAACCGGGAGCTGTACGAGCGGTACGACACGCCGGCGATCTTCCAGGGCGGCGAGGACGCCGACGTGGCCGATGCCTCCTTCGTCTCCCGGGCCAACTACGACGCCGTCCGCGAGGACGACGTGGAGTACGCTCGCGTCGTCTCCTGCAACACGACCGGGCTCTCCCGACTCCTCGCCCCGCTCCGAGAGACGTACGGCGTGGAGAAGGCCCGGGTGACGCTCGTCCGGCGCGGCGGCGACCCCGGCCAGACCTCGCGTGGCCCGATCAACGACATCCTCCCGGACCCCGTGGAGATCCCCTCTCACCACGGTCCGGACGTGAACGAGATCTTCCCCGACTTGGAGATCGACACCCTCGGCGTGAAGGTGCCGGCGACGCTGATGCACCTCCACTCCGTCAACGTCACCTTGGAGGCCGAGCCGACCGCCGACGACGTGCGCGAGACGCTGAGCGACGAGTCCCGGTTGTTCCTCGTCCCCGAGGAGGCCGGCATCGACGGCACGGGCAAGCTCAAGGAGTTCGCCCAGGACACCGGTCGTCCTCGCGGCGACCTCTGGGAGAACTGCATCTGGGAGAGCTCCGTCTCGATGGAGGGGTCGGATCTGTACCTCTTCCAGTCGATCCACCAGGAGAGCGACGTGATCCCGGAGAACGTCGACGCCGTCCGGGCGCTGCTGGACCGCGCCCCGAAGGCCGACAGCGTCGCCACGACCGACGAGACCCTCGGCGTCGGCTTAGAGTCGCTGTTCCAGGGTCGCCGCCAGCGCGTCGTGCCGCGGGAGGCCGACGACTGA
- a CDS encoding DJ-1/PfpI family protein: MNVDIVLYEGFDELDAVGPFEVFQNAASEGADCRARFVTLEPTETVTASHGMRVEPDGTLPEPDDDEASDLLVVPGGGWNDRSTAGAWAEHERGAVPAAVAAHHDAGATVASVCTGGMLLAAAGLLDGRPAVTHHGALDDLRETDAVVREARVVDDGDVVTAGGVTSGVDLALHLVERAFDTATADAVAATLEYDRRGPE; the protein is encoded by the coding sequence GTGAACGTCGACATCGTCCTCTACGAGGGGTTCGACGAACTGGACGCGGTCGGGCCGTTCGAGGTGTTCCAGAACGCCGCGAGCGAGGGGGCCGACTGCCGGGCGCGGTTCGTCACGCTGGAACCCACAGAAACTGTGACAGCCAGCCACGGCATGCGCGTCGAGCCGGACGGGACGCTCCCGGAGCCTGACGACGACGAGGCGTCTGATCTCCTGGTCGTCCCCGGCGGCGGGTGGAACGACCGCTCGACGGCGGGTGCGTGGGCAGAACACGAACGCGGGGCGGTGCCGGCGGCGGTCGCGGCCCACCACGACGCCGGCGCGACGGTGGCGTCAGTCTGCACCGGCGGGATGCTGCTGGCGGCCGCGGGACTGTTGGACGGTCGTCCGGCCGTCACCCACCACGGCGCGTTAGACGACCTCCGGGAGACGGACGCCGTCGTGCGGGAGGCCCGGGTCGTCGACGACGGGGACGTGGTGACCGCGGGCGGTGTCACGTCCGGGGTCGACCTCGCCTTGCACCTCGTCGAACGCGCGTTCGACACGGCGACGGCCGACGCCGTCGCGGCGACGCTGGAGTACGACCGCCGCGGCCCGGAGTGA